The following coding sequences are from one Oryzisolibacter sp. LB2S window:
- the aceF gene encoding dihydrolipoyllysine-residue acetyltransferase: MALIQIQVPDIGDFDEVGVIELLVKPGDTVAVEQSLITVESDKASMEIPSSHAGVVKSLAVKLGDKVKQGTVICELETADAGGEVQKPAAAPAAQAPAASENVASAPVAAPAAAPAPTGSIEVRLPDIGDFKDVAVIELLAKVGDSIRVEQSLFTVESDKASMEIPSPVAGVLKELKVQLGDKVNIGDLVAVIEGSAPASAPAPAPAPAAAPAAAPVAATPATAAPVAAAPVQGAPAHNPTVAPTGQLPHASPSVRKFARELGVPLAEVKGTGAKGRITAEDVQAFTRAVMAGTAQTQAQAAKAPAGGGTGVGLDLLPWPKVDFAKFGAVERKDLSRIKKISGANLHRNWVMIPHVTNNDEADITELEAFRVQTNKENEKSGVKVTMLAFVIKAVVAALKKFPEFNASLDGDALVYKQYFHIGFAADTPNGLVVPVLKDADKKGILQISAEMSELAKKARDGKLGAADMQGGCFSISSLGGIGGTHFTPIINAPEVAILGLSKSAMKPVWDGKQFVPRLTLPLSLSYDHRVIDGAAAARFNAYLGQVLADYRRILL, translated from the coding sequence ATGGCATTGATTCAAATCCAGGTACCCGATATCGGGGACTTCGACGAAGTGGGCGTGATCGAACTGCTGGTCAAGCCCGGCGATACCGTCGCGGTCGAGCAATCCTTGATCACCGTCGAGTCCGACAAGGCCTCGATGGAGATCCCCTCCAGCCATGCCGGCGTGGTCAAGTCGCTCGCCGTGAAGCTGGGCGACAAGGTCAAGCAGGGCACTGTGATCTGCGAACTCGAAACCGCGGATGCGGGTGGTGAAGTGCAAAAACCGGCCGCAGCGCCCGCTGCACAAGCGCCGGCAGCTTCTGAAAATGTAGCATCTGCGCCCGTTGCCGCACCGGCTGCTGCACCTGCCCCGACCGGCAGCATCGAGGTGCGCCTGCCCGACATCGGCGACTTCAAGGACGTGGCCGTCATCGAGCTGCTCGCCAAGGTGGGCGACAGCATCCGCGTCGAGCAGTCGCTGTTCACCGTCGAGTCCGACAAGGCCTCGATGGAGATCCCGTCCCCCGTGGCCGGTGTGCTCAAGGAGCTCAAGGTCCAGCTGGGTGACAAGGTCAACATCGGCGACCTGGTGGCCGTGATCGAGGGCAGTGCGCCTGCCTCCGCGCCCGCACCGGCGCCGGCACCTGCTGCAGCGCCCGCCGCCGCTCCCGTGGCCGCCACTCCCGCGACCGCGGCTCCCGTGGCCGCAGCGCCTGTGCAGGGCGCCCCGGCCCACAACCCCACGGTCGCCCCCACGGGCCAGCTGCCGCACGCCAGCCCCAGCGTGCGCAAGTTTGCGCGCGAGCTCGGCGTGCCGCTGGCCGAGGTCAAGGGCACGGGTGCCAAGGGCCGCATCACGGCCGAGGACGTGCAGGCCTTCACCCGCGCCGTGATGGCCGGCACGGCCCAGACCCAGGCCCAGGCCGCCAAGGCGCCGGCCGGTGGCGGCACGGGTGTGGGGCTGGACCTGCTGCCCTGGCCCAAGGTGGACTTCGCCAAGTTCGGTGCGGTGGAGCGCAAGGACCTCAGCCGCATCAAGAAGATCAGCGGCGCCAACCTGCACCGCAACTGGGTGATGATTCCCCACGTCACCAACAACGACGAGGCCGACATCACCGAGCTGGAAGCCTTCCGTGTGCAGACCAACAAGGAGAACGAGAAGAGCGGCGTGAAGGTGACCATGCTGGCCTTCGTCATCAAGGCCGTGGTGGCGGCTCTGAAGAAGTTCCCCGAGTTCAATGCCAGCCTGGACGGCGATGCGCTGGTCTACAAGCAGTACTTCCACATCGGGTTTGCGGCCGACACGCCCAATGGCCTGGTGGTGCCGGTGCTCAAGGACGCCGACAAGAAGGGCATCCTGCAAATCAGCGCCGAGATGAGCGAGCTCGCCAAAAAGGCGCGCGACGGCAAGCTGGGCGCAGCCGACATGCAGGGCGGATGCTTCTCCATCAGCTCGCTGGGCGGCATTGGCGGCACGCATTTCACGCCCATCATCAACGCGCCCGAGGTGGCCATCCTGGGTCTGTCCAAGAGCGCGATGAAGCCCGTGTGGGATGGCAAACAGTTCGTGCCACGCCTGACGCTGCCGTTGTCGCTGTCGTATGACCACCGCGTCATCGACGGAGCCGCTGCCGCACGTTTCAACGCCTATCTGGGCCAAGTGCTGGCGGACTACCGCCGCATCCTGCTGTAA
- a CDS encoding C40 family peptidase yields the protein MFRRLFVLLLLCGNAYASPADDMERMLAERGLIAHLQDMRHDVADRTSDLVSTAMGFIGVPYRRGGNSAETGFDCSGFVRAIYEQAKGLALPRRAIEQAQATEVIDKKDLQPGDLVFFNTMRRAFSHVGIYLGDGKFIHAPRTGAHVRIEDMGGSYWAKRFNGARRVEQGQDDMPTIAATANP from the coding sequence ATGTTTCGTCGTCTTTTCGTTTTGTTACTTCTTTGCGGGAATGCTTACGCATCTCCCGCCGACGACATGGAACGCATGCTGGCCGAACGAGGCCTGATCGCGCATTTGCAGGATATGCGCCATGACGTTGCCGACCGCACCTCGGATTTGGTTTCCACCGCCATGGGCTTCATTGGCGTACCCTATCGTCGCGGCGGCAACAGCGCGGAAACCGGATTCGACTGCAGCGGCTTTGTGCGAGCCATCTACGAGCAGGCCAAGGGATTGGCCCTGCCGCGCCGTGCGATCGAACAGGCCCAGGCCACCGAAGTCATCGACAAGAAGGACCTGCAGCCCGGCGATCTGGTGTTCTTCAACACCATGCGCCGTGCCTTCAGTCATGTGGGCATCTACCTGGGCGATGGCAAGTTCATCCACGCTCCGCGTACCGGCGCTCATGTGCGCATCGAAGACATGGGCGGCTCGTACTGGGCCAAGCGCTTCAACGGCGCACGCCGCGTGGAGCAAGGCCAAGACGACATGCCGACGATCGCGGCGACGGCGAATCCCTGA
- a CDS encoding EVE domain-containing protein, translating into MTVSERPARYWLMKSEPEECSIDDALAAPNATVAWTGVRNYQARNFMRDEMRVGDGVLFYHSSCAQPGIAGIARVASGVRADPTQFDPASPYHDPKANPDKPRWLLLDVQAIRKTRLVGLSELRAHPALAAMRVLQRGNRLSITPVEPQEWDCVLRDCLGMKL; encoded by the coding sequence ATGACGGTGTCCGAACGACCGGCTCGCTACTGGCTGATGAAGTCCGAGCCCGAGGAATGCTCGATCGACGATGCATTGGCAGCACCGAACGCCACGGTGGCCTGGACCGGCGTGCGCAATTACCAGGCGCGCAACTTCATGCGCGACGAGATGCGCGTGGGCGACGGCGTGCTGTTCTACCACTCGAGCTGCGCCCAGCCCGGCATCGCCGGCATTGCACGCGTGGCCTCGGGCGTGCGGGCGGATCCGACGCAGTTCGACCCCGCATCGCCCTACCACGATCCCAAGGCCAATCCCGACAAGCCGCGCTGGCTGCTGCTGGACGTGCAGGCCATCCGCAAGACGCGTCTGGTCGGCCTCTCTGAGCTGCGCGCGCATCCGGCCCTGGCCGCCATGCGCGTGCTGCAGCGTGGCAACCGCCTGTCGATCACCCCCGTCGAACCCCAGGAATGGGACTGCGTGCTGCGTGATTGTCTGGGCATGAAGCTATGA
- a CDS encoding cistern family PEP-CTERM protein codes for MKFNKALRTIALCCGLVGFGSSHAAVMLFDSVSDKGSIQYSASIGGGVSLSALVEFTLNSLTSSQAVFGVKVSNNSSGLGSNRLMSLAIDVVTPKLKSASANSGWDASLNSTLPGFGKVDLCVWDGSNCSGGGFFGGVGEGASESFNLTLKTNGNFLTDGISFASPYAARFQGVGFWGDSASIAGTIVTAPGGGTSQVPEPASLALMGLGLLGAVVARRRSA; via the coding sequence GTGAAATTCAACAAGGCACTTAGAACCATCGCCCTTTGCTGCGGACTGGTGGGATTTGGCAGCAGCCACGCCGCAGTCATGCTGTTTGACAGCGTGAGCGACAAGGGCTCGATCCAGTATTCGGCGAGCATTGGTGGTGGCGTCTCGTTGTCGGCACTGGTGGAGTTCACACTCAACTCCCTGACGTCCTCGCAAGCGGTATTTGGTGTGAAGGTTTCGAACAATTCCTCAGGCCTGGGCAGCAACCGACTGATGTCGCTCGCGATCGATGTCGTGACCCCGAAGCTGAAGTCCGCCTCCGCCAACAGTGGGTGGGATGCTTCTCTCAACTCCACACTCCCGGGATTCGGGAAGGTCGATCTCTGCGTTTGGGACGGGAGCAACTGCTCGGGCGGGGGCTTTTTTGGCGGCGTGGGTGAAGGAGCGTCCGAATCCTTTAATCTGACCCTCAAGACCAATGGGAACTTCCTCACGGACGGGATTTCGTTTGCCAGCCCTTATGCCGCGAGATTCCAAGGCGTTGGCTTTTGGGGCGATTCCGCGTCCATTGCCGGGACCATTGTGACTGCCCCGGGTGGCGGCACGTCTCAGGTTCCCGAGCCCGCCTCGCTCGCACTCATGGGTCTGGGCCTGCTGGGCGCAGTCGTCGCCCGCCGCCGCAGCGCCTGA
- a CDS encoding putative quinol monooxygenase: MSTPVCKLVRIKAQPGLADRLHQALMVLETATRREVGCVEFAFFRALSDQESFVLLEHFVDEAALAFHMAQPHTREFFAAQLVASVKAIDVSAVT, encoded by the coding sequence ATGTCCACGCCCGTCTGCAAACTGGTGCGCATCAAGGCCCAACCCGGGCTCGCTGATCGGCTGCATCAAGCGTTGATGGTGCTGGAGACGGCGACCCGGCGCGAGGTCGGGTGCGTCGAATTCGCCTTCTTTCGGGCGCTTTCCGACCAGGAGTCCTTCGTGCTGCTGGAGCATTTCGTCGACGAGGCGGCGCTGGCGTTCCACATGGCGCAGCCCCACACGCGTGAATTCTTCGCGGCACAGCTCGTGGCCTCGGTCAAGGCCATTGATGTGTCTGCCGTGACGTGA
- the mdtD gene encoding multidrug transporter subunit MdtD, with protein MSISNTSASRRALLWLVALGFFMQTLDATIVNTALPAMAHDLDESPLRMHSVIVAYSLAMAVLIPASGWLADRFGTRRVFMSAIALFVAGSVLCALAPSLSMLVGARVVQGLGGALLLPVGRLAVLRAFPREEFIHAMSLVAIPGLLGPLIGPTLGGWMVEYASWHWIFWVNVPVGLLGLVMARRFMPMTEELIARRLDVAGYGLLAFGMAAVSLAVEGMAGGGFRGASALVMLVFGVASLAAYWLHASRSANPLFVPGLFQVRTLRVGLLGNLFSRLGSSCMPFMIPLVLQVSLDYTPMQAGMMMLPTVLGSMVAKPLVTRLVRRWGFRRVLVSNTCTLALLIASLGVLSPALSPYLLIVQLTLFGAANSMQFSAMNTVTLKDLDISQASSGNSLLSMVQMLALGMGVAAAGAVLSSFEGYFGPAQQALNAFRATFVCMGLLTLAATALFLQLPAHESPDPGDS; from the coding sequence ATGTCCATCTCTAACACCTCGGCCTCCCGTCGCGCGCTGCTGTGGCTGGTGGCGCTGGGTTTCTTCATGCAGACGCTGGACGCCACCATTGTCAACACGGCCTTGCCAGCCATGGCGCATGACCTCGACGAGAGTCCGTTGCGGATGCATTCGGTGATCGTGGCCTATTCGCTGGCCATGGCGGTGCTGATTCCCGCGTCGGGCTGGCTCGCAGACCGCTTTGGCACGCGGCGCGTGTTCATGTCGGCCATTGCCCTGTTCGTCGCGGGTTCGGTGCTGTGTGCGCTGGCGCCCAGCCTGTCCATGCTGGTCGGGGCGCGGGTGGTGCAGGGCCTGGGCGGTGCCTTGCTGCTGCCGGTGGGGCGTCTGGCGGTATTGCGCGCCTTCCCGCGTGAGGAGTTCATCCACGCCATGAGTCTGGTCGCCATTCCCGGATTGCTCGGTCCCTTGATCGGCCCCACGCTGGGCGGCTGGATGGTGGAATACGCATCCTGGCACTGGATCTTCTGGGTGAATGTGCCCGTGGGCCTGCTGGGCCTCGTCATGGCGCGGCGTTTCATGCCGATGACGGAGGAACTGATCGCCCGCCGTCTCGATGTGGCTGGCTATGGTCTTCTGGCCTTTGGCATGGCGGCCGTGTCCCTGGCGGTCGAGGGCATGGCCGGTGGCGGCTTTCGCGGCGCGTCCGCGCTGGTGATGCTGGTGTTTGGCGTCGCCAGTCTGGCCGCGTACTGGCTCCATGCGTCACGCAGCGCGAATCCGCTGTTCGTGCCCGGCCTGTTCCAGGTGCGCACCCTGCGCGTGGGCCTGCTGGGCAATCTGTTCTCGCGTCTGGGCAGTTCCTGCATGCCGTTCATGATTCCGCTGGTGTTGCAGGTCAGTCTGGACTACACGCCCATGCAGGCCGGCATGATGATGCTGCCCACGGTGCTGGGCAGCATGGTGGCCAAGCCGTTGGTCACCCGCCTCGTGCGACGCTGGGGTTTTCGCCGCGTGTTGGTGAGCAATACCTGTACGCTTGCCCTCCTGATTGCCAGTCTCGGCGTGCTCTCGCCCGCTCTGTCGCCTTACCTCCTGATCGTTCAGCTCACGCTGTTCGGCGCCGCCAATTCCATGCAGTTCTCCGCCATGAACACGGTCACCCTCAAGGATCTGGACATATCGCAGGCAAGCAGCGGCAACAGTCTGCTGTCCATGGTGCAAATGCTGGCTCTGGGCATGGGCGTGGCCGCGGCCGGGGCGGTGCTGTCCAGCTTTGAAGGCTACTTTGGCCCCGCGCAGCAGGCGCTCAACGCGTTTCGTGCGACCTTTGTCTGCATGGGTCTGCTGACGCTGGCGGCAACGGCGCTCTTCCTGCAACTGCCGGCCCATGAGTCACCGGATCCGGGCGATTCCTAA
- a CDS encoding GlsB/YeaQ/YmgE family stress response membrane protein has protein sequence MSILGTIVIGFVIGLLARAIKPGDDKLGWIMTTLLGIAGSFIATYVGIAMDWYRAGDTAGWIASVIGAIVLLVLWGMLRRKA, from the coding sequence ATGAGCATCCTTGGCACCATCGTGATCGGATTCGTGATCGGACTGCTGGCCCGCGCCATCAAACCAGGCGACGACAAGCTCGGCTGGATCATGACCACGCTGCTCGGCATAGCGGGATCCTTCATCGCCACCTATGTGGGCATCGCCATGGATTGGTACCGCGCGGGTGATACCGCCGGCTGGATCGCATCGGTCATCGGCGCCATCGTGCTGCTGGTGCTCTGGGGCATGTTGCGGCGCAAGGCATGA
- a CDS encoding class I SAM-dependent methyltransferase, with the protein MQALLDAIAAMPAPVDACRIFHGRGGRFPGCEQWTLDVYPPVFVLTSFAPADEAQLAAVDAALTVRWKQIAPGEPLNWVFQHRGEALRLEGRSDTRLMAGQVPDPHVVTEDGARFRVHVLKGQNHGLFLDMAEGRRWVREFAAAFRLREGRGARVLNLFAYTCAFSVAALRGGAAQVVNVDMGRGAIATGQQNHRLNGLESGASFLAHDIFASWGKITRGGPYDLVIADPPSYQKGSFVATKDYARVLRRLPDLLAPGGHALLCLNAPELDTAFLRGQVQAQAPSLVFAGRVPNPAVFADVDDERALKVLVFRA; encoded by the coding sequence ATGCAGGCCCTGCTGGACGCCATTGCCGCCATGCCCGCACCCGTGGATGCCTGTCGCATCTTCCACGGCCGGGGCGGGCGCTTTCCCGGTTGCGAGCAGTGGACGCTGGACGTCTACCCACCCGTGTTCGTGCTGACCAGCTTTGCGCCTGCAGATGAGGCGCAGTTGGCGGCGGTCGATGCGGCGCTGACGGTGCGCTGGAAGCAGATCGCGCCGGGTGAGCCGCTCAACTGGGTATTCCAGCACCGCGGCGAGGCGCTGCGCCTGGAGGGTCGCAGCGACACGCGCCTGATGGCGGGGCAGGTGCCCGATCCGCATGTCGTCACCGAGGATGGCGCACGCTTTCGCGTACATGTGCTCAAGGGGCAGAACCATGGCCTGTTTCTGGACATGGCCGAAGGCCGGCGCTGGGTGCGCGAGTTCGCCGCGGCCTTTCGGTTGCGCGAAGGGCGGGGCGCCCGGGTGCTGAACCTGTTTGCCTACACCTGCGCGTTCTCGGTGGCGGCGCTGCGGGGCGGGGCGGCACAGGTGGTCAATGTGGACATGGGGCGCGGCGCCATCGCCACGGGGCAGCAGAACCACCGGCTCAACGGCCTGGAGTCGGGCGCGAGCTTTCTGGCGCACGACATCTTCGCCTCCTGGGGCAAGATCACACGCGGCGGGCCGTACGACCTGGTGATTGCCGACCCGCCGAGCTACCAGAAGGGCAGCTTTGTCGCCACCAAGGACTATGCGCGGGTGCTGCGCCGCCTGCCCGATCTGCTGGCGCCAGGGGGCCACGCGCTGCTGTGCCTGAACGCGCCCGAACTGGACACGGCCTTCTTGCGCGGCCAGGTGCAGGCACAGGCGCCTTCGCTGGTCTTTGCGGGGCGGGTGCCCAATCCGGCGGTGTTTGCCGATGTGGATGATGAAAGAGCGCTCAAGGTGCTGGTGTTCCGGGCCTGA
- the lpdA gene encoding dihydrolipoyl dehydrogenase — protein sequence MAVIDIKVPDIGDFAEVGVIEVLVQPGDRIAVEQSLITVESDKASMEIPSSHAGVVKELKVKLGDKVSEGSVVLTLETADAASAPAAASEAKPAPTPAAQAPAAPVPIASSFAGTADLDCDVLVLGGGPGGYSAAFRAADLGLKVVLVERYATLGGVCLNVGCIPSKALLHVAAVVDEVKHLEAAGVSFGAPQVNVDTLRGHKEKVIAKLTGGLAAMAKMRKVTVVRGYGSFVGSNHLEVEETTGSGQDKTGGKKVVAFQRAIIAAGSQAVRLPFMPDDPRVVDSTGALALAGVPKRMLILGGGIIGLEMGTVYSTLGARLDVVEMLDGLMQGADRDLVKVWQKMNAHRFDHIMLKTKTVAAEATPEGIKVTFAPAEEGGTAPEPQTYDLVLQAVGRSPNGKKIGADKAGVAVTDRGFINVDIQMRTNVPHIFAIGDIVGQPMLAHKAVHEAHVAAEVIAGELKGDKALAASAFNARVIPSVAYTDPEVAWVGLTEDQAKAQGIKVKKGLFPWTASGRAIANGRDEGYTKLLFDDSPEAHGHGKILGGGIVGTHAGDMIGEIALAIEMGADAVDIGKTIHPHPTLGESIGMAAEIAHGSCTDVPPQRK from the coding sequence ATGGCAGTGATAGACATCAAGGTACCCGACATCGGCGACTTCGCCGAGGTCGGCGTGATCGAAGTGCTGGTGCAGCCCGGCGACCGCATCGCCGTGGAGCAAAGCCTCATCACCGTGGAGTCCGACAAGGCATCGATGGAAATTCCGTCGAGCCACGCCGGCGTGGTCAAGGAGCTCAAGGTCAAGCTCGGCGACAAGGTGAGCGAGGGCTCCGTGGTGCTGACGCTGGAGACCGCAGACGCCGCTTCCGCTCCGGCTGCGGCATCCGAGGCAAAACCGGCTCCAACGCCCGCCGCACAAGCGCCGGCAGCTCCTGTTCCGATAGCAAGCAGCTTTGCCGGCACGGCCGATCTGGACTGCGACGTGCTCGTCCTGGGCGGCGGCCCCGGCGGCTACTCGGCGGCCTTTCGCGCGGCCGACCTGGGCCTGAAGGTGGTACTGGTCGAGCGCTACGCCACGCTCGGCGGCGTGTGCCTCAACGTAGGCTGCATCCCCTCCAAGGCGCTCTTGCACGTCGCCGCCGTGGTCGATGAGGTCAAACACCTCGAGGCCGCGGGCGTGAGCTTCGGTGCGCCCCAGGTCAACGTGGACACCCTGCGCGGCCACAAGGAAAAGGTCATCGCCAAGCTGACCGGCGGCCTGGCCGCCATGGCCAAGATGCGCAAGGTGACCGTGGTGCGCGGCTACGGCAGCTTCGTGGGCAGCAACCACCTGGAGGTGGAGGAAACCACGGGCAGCGGCCAGGACAAGACCGGCGGCAAAAAGGTCGTCGCTTTCCAGCGCGCCATCATCGCCGCGGGCAGCCAGGCCGTGCGCCTGCCCTTCATGCCCGACGACCCGCGCGTGGTGGACAGCACGGGCGCGCTGGCCCTCGCGGGTGTTCCGAAGCGCATGCTGATCCTGGGCGGCGGCATCATCGGCCTGGAGATGGGCACGGTGTATTCCACGCTGGGCGCGCGCCTGGACGTGGTCGAAATGCTCGACGGCCTGATGCAGGGCGCGGACCGCGACCTCGTCAAGGTCTGGCAGAAGATGAACGCGCACCGCTTCGACCACATCATGCTCAAGACCAAGACCGTCGCCGCCGAGGCCACGCCCGAGGGCATCAAGGTCACGTTCGCGCCAGCCGAGGAGGGCGGCACGGCCCCCGAGCCGCAGACCTACGACCTGGTGCTGCAGGCCGTGGGCCGCAGCCCCAACGGCAAGAAGATAGGCGCGGACAAGGCCGGCGTGGCCGTGACGGACCGCGGCTTCATCAACGTCGACATCCAGATGCGCACCAACGTGCCGCACATCTTCGCCATCGGCGACATCGTCGGCCAGCCCATGCTGGCGCACAAGGCGGTGCACGAGGCGCATGTGGCGGCCGAGGTCATCGCCGGTGAACTCAAGGGAGACAAGGCCCTGGCGGCGAGCGCCTTCAACGCCCGCGTGATCCCGAGCGTGGCCTACACCGACCCCGAGGTCGCCTGGGTGGGCCTGACCGAGGACCAGGCCAAGGCCCAGGGCATCAAGGTGAAGAAGGGCCTGTTCCCCTGGACCGCCTCGGGCCGCGCCATTGCCAACGGCCGCGACGAGGGCTACACCAAGCTGCTGTTTGACGACAGCCCCGAGGCGCACGGCCACGGCAAGATCCTGGGCGGCGGCATCGTGGGCACGCACGCGGGCGACATGATCGGCGAGATTGCCCTGGCCATCGAGATGGGCGCCGACGCCGTGGACATCGGCAAGACCATCCACCCGCACCCGACGCTGGGCGAGAGCATTGGCATGGCCGCCGAGATCGCCCACGGCAGCTGCACGGACGTGCCGCCGCAGCGCAAGTAA